The sequence ATTGCGTTGAAGAATGGTATTGAGGAGTAAGCAAGTAATATGTTATGCCGCCAGAAGCAACCAAACCTAAGAATCCTAAAACAAGGATCATACTAAATCTTTTTTTAAGAACCGCTACAGTTGCTTTTAAATTTATTGATTCATCAATCATTTTTGCCATCTCCCAGCTTTATTTTTTTTCCAATAGTTTCAATAAGTAAATGAATGGTTGGCTGCTTGAGTGCTAATCGATTTTGGCGAACTCAATGAGTTTGCTTTTTATCTTAGCGCTATTGTCTTGATTTAACGATTTTACAAACGTCATCACGTCATCTAATGGCCGGTTGACCGCTTTTCCAACAAATATCTTATCGTAAACTTTTTCACCGGTGTTTTCACTATCGACCAATAAAATTTCGTAAAGTTTCTCTCCTGGACGAATCCCAGTTTCAACTATTGGGATCTCATCCTCTGTAAATCCGCTCAATTTGATGACTTTCTTAGCTAGATCAACGATTTTAACGGGTTTCCCCATGTCTAGTACAAATATTTCTCCACCTTGAGCTAACGTTCCCGCTTGGATAACTAAACGACTAGCTTCTGGTATCGTCATAAAGTAACGGGTCATGCGAAAGTCGGTAACAGTAACGGGGCCGCCAGCCATAATTTGTTCTTCGAATAATGGGACCACACTTCCTCTGCTTCCCAGCACATTCCCAAACCGTACAGCTGTAAATTTCGTCTTTCCCGGTTCATTTAAATTGGTAACGATCATTTCGGCAATCCGCTTAGTCGCGCCCATAACATTTGGAGGATTGACCGCTTTGTCGGTAGAAATCATGACAAACGTACCAACATTTGCTGCTTTGGCTGCTTCAGACATGTTCTTTGAACCATAAATATTATTTTTAACAGCTTCAAACACATTATATTCCATCATAGGCACGTGTTTATGAGCTGCAGCATGGTAAACGATATCCGGTTTAAACATTTCCATCACTTCAAACATTCTTGTTCTATTTTGAATGTCCGCAATGACTGGGGTGATTTCAATTTGTCCGGCATAGAGTTTGTTTAGCTCACGATGGATTTGATAAATAGAATTTTCACCATGTCCTAGCAAAATAATTTTTCTGGGTTTGAATTTAGAAACGACGCGGCAAATTTCTGAACCGATTGAACCGCCTGCCCCGCTGACTAAAATAACTTTTCCGCTGATGTCTTCTGAGATTTGTTTCGTATCTAATGTGATTTCTTCTCGTCCCAAAAGGTCTACCACGTCTATTTCCCGTAAGCGGCTAACGGTTAATTTCCCATTGATGATGTCTTCTATTGACGGCATTAAATTGACCGTCACTTTGCTTTGATTGCAGATGTTAATGATTTGTTCCAGTTTTTCCGGTTCTAAAGAAGGAATGGCTACCGTAATTTGGCTGATGTTGTGTTTTTTCACCAGAAGAGGAATGTCTGCTACATTGCCCAAAATGGGAATACCATATAATCTTAACCCGTGTTTCCGCTGATCATCATCCACGATGCCGATCACGTTTATGTCTCGTGCTTTTTTTTGAATGTTCTTTATAAAGATATTTCCCCCATCACCCGCTCCGACAACCAGTGTTCTCACTTTTTTGAGAGTTCCTTTATCTCGTTCTAGGTAATGCCGGTATTCATTCACAACCCGAGCTAAGACACGTCCGCCACTGACTAGCAATAAGGACAGCAGATAAACAAGTAAGATATAACGGAAACTTGTTTTTTCTAAAAATACTGTTGTCAATAAGAACGTTATTCCAAAAGAAATCGTGATGGTTGTAAATAAAATGAGCATCTCTTTAATACTGGTATACCGATAAAGAGTCTCACAAACCTTGAAGTAACTAGCCAACAAAACGTAACCAAGAGTATATGTGAGCAAGATCGCAGCATAAGACTCCGTTGGTAAAAATAAATAAGGTTTTAGGAAGATAAAAGTAATGCCGCCTGAACACATTATTAAGAGTAAATCTAATGTAATGAACCGTGCTTTTTTGATTTGTCGTTTGATAAACATAACCCCACCTCGTCCCTTCATTAAATTTAATTTCAATGATGTCATTCGATTCATAGAAAACTTATTTGTTCGAATAGACTGCAATTAGAGATGATCAATTTTGCTAACAGTACTTGACCTTGTTAAAGCTGCTTGTAAGTTGCTGAACGGAATAAGAATGAAATATATGAAAGAAATAGAAGAAATGAACCGCAGAGGTTTTAAGAGGAGGGTTTGATTTGTTGTTTTTTAATAAATTGATAAAGCCGCTCAATGATGGCTTCATCTTGTTCGTTGTCGAACTTCCGGGCAAACAGGTAATGAGAAGTGATCAATTCGTTAAAATCGTCCTTTTTCCATACATACGGATTGCCTCTTTCCCAATCG is a genomic window of Carnobacterium sp. CP1 containing:
- a CDS encoding polysaccharide biosynthesis protein, which encodes MKRQIKKARFITLDLLLIMCSGGITFIFLKPYLFLPTESYAAILLTYTLGYVLLASYFKVCETLYRYTSIKEMLILFTTITISFGITFLLTTVFLEKTSFRYILLVYLLSLLLVSGGRVLARVVNEYRHYLERDKGTLKKVRTLVVGAGDGGNIFIKNIQKKARDINVIGIVDDDQRKHGLRLYGIPILGNVADIPLLVKKHNISQITVAIPSLEPEKLEQIINICNQSKVTVNLMPSIEDIINGKLTVSRLREIDVVDLLGREEITLDTKQISEDISGKVILVSGAGGSIGSEICRVVSKFKPRKIILLGHGENSIYQIHRELNKLYAGQIEITPVIADIQNRTRMFEVMEMFKPDIVYHAAAHKHVPMMEYNVFEAVKNNIYGSKNMSEAAKAANVGTFVMISTDKAVNPPNVMGATKRIAEMIVTNLNEPGKTKFTAVRFGNVLGSRGSVVPLFEEQIMAGGPVTVTDFRMTRYFMTIPEASRLVIQAGTLAQGGEIFVLDMGKPVKIVDLAKKVIKLSGFTEDEIPIVETGIRPGEKLYEILLVDSENTGEKVYDKIFVGKAVNRPLDDVMTFVKSLNQDNSAKIKSKLIEFAKID